The following coding sequences are from one Desulfosporosinus orientis DSM 765 window:
- a CDS encoding helix-turn-helix transcriptional regulator produces MKNRIAEYRKERGMTQRELADLASVSRQTITSLEIGKYNPSIILAYRIAAIFLCKIEDIFIYEGE; encoded by the coding sequence ATGAAAAATAGAATTGCCGAATATAGGAAGGAAAGAGGTATGACGCAACGGGAGTTGGCAGATCTTGCAAGCGTCTCACGTCAAACGATTACTTCGTTGGAAATTGGAAAATACAATCCATCTATCATTCTCGCATATAGAATTGCAGCGATTTTTTTGTGTAAGATTGAAGATATTTTTATTTATGAAGGAGAGTAA
- a CDS encoding response regulator transcription factor, with protein MRILIVEDEKRIASFIKRGLEEEAHAVDVAYDGEEGLNWITSFNYDLIIMDILMPKMDGITLCRTIREQDIDTPVLMLTAKDAVDDRVEGLDAGADDYLVKPFAFKELLARIRALSRRWTDGKGNTLEIGGLKLDLVTRRTVRGGKEIELTNREFALLELLMRNTGHVLSRTIIAEHIWDYNFLNQSNVVDVYIRQLRRKIDESFEEKLIQTVRGSGYKIQGGTNK; from the coding sequence ATGCGCATTCTAATCGTAGAAGACGAAAAACGAATTGCCTCATTTATAAAGCGGGGCTTGGAAGAAGAGGCTCACGCAGTTGATGTGGCTTATGATGGTGAAGAAGGTCTTAATTGGATAACAAGCTTCAATTATGATCTCATAATTATGGACATTCTCATGCCTAAAATGGATGGCATAACACTTTGCAGGACCATTAGGGAACAAGATATCGATACTCCTGTCTTAATGCTGACAGCCAAGGATGCAGTTGATGACAGAGTTGAGGGATTGGATGCCGGAGCAGATGATTACCTTGTGAAACCTTTTGCCTTTAAAGAGCTGCTTGCCAGAATCAGGGCCCTATCGAGGCGGTGGACAGATGGTAAAGGGAATACATTGGAGATTGGAGGCTTAAAATTAGACTTGGTCACCCGTAGAACAGTTCGAGGCGGGAAGGAAATAGAACTGACCAACCGTGAGTTTGCTCTTTTAGAACTGCTCATGCGAAATACCGGTCATGTCCTCAGCCGGACCATCATTGCGGAGCATATCTGGGATTACAATTTTTTAAACCAGTCCAATGTGGTTGATGTATATATCCGGCAGCTTCGCAGAAAAATAGACGAATCCTTTGAGGAGAAGTTGATTCAGACTGTTCGGGGTTCAGGTTATAAAATTCAGGGTGGTACTAACAAATGA
- a CDS encoding sensor histidine kinase produces the protein MKIKKPVTLRSRLSLFNAVFMSAIFLVALVLVYFVMRSWIYHQVDSSLTEMAKQVSADIAINHNKIIYHEEIPTVNLEKQRQFVRIVDKKMQVQGHWGPVNELPVNIRSISNPGFQDQTRVNDDEPIRVYTLPIKNSGQVVGFVQTGQSLETIENVLDMLMATVVILAPLFFIITLLASRLITGRALAPIAGIAAAAERITDQELHRRLDIPGDDEVARLASSLDRMLDRLEIAVEGYKQFTGDASHELRTPFTVMKGEISLALQKDRSATYYKEVLEGMEEEVDRLIRMVEQLLFLARADGDKIKNRLETVNLYETLVPLLEQMNVLAVAKHQQLKWNIPVNTDAYTDSDAIQQILWNLLDNAIKYTPDHGEIEVNIERRPGWARILVSDNGNGISEDHLKFIFDRFYRVDKGRSRELGGTGLGLAIAQKLAHLVGGSLKVSSEVGNGTIFSLELPLTPAAP, from the coding sequence ATGAAAATAAAAAAGCCGGTAACTTTACGGTCCCGCCTTTCACTTTTTAATGCTGTTTTTATGTCTGCAATATTTCTGGTTGCGCTGGTTCTCGTTTATTTTGTTATGCGAAGCTGGATATATCATCAGGTGGACAGCTCTTTGACCGAAATGGCGAAACAGGTTTCAGCGGACATTGCTATAAATCATAACAAGATCATTTATCATGAAGAAATTCCTACTGTTAATCTGGAAAAACAACGCCAATTTGTGCGCATAGTTGACAAAAAAATGCAGGTCCAGGGACACTGGGGGCCTGTTAATGAATTACCTGTGAATATCCGAAGTATTAGTAATCCAGGATTTCAGGATCAGACCAGAGTTAATGATGATGAGCCAATCAGGGTGTACACTTTGCCAATCAAAAATTCCGGTCAGGTTGTTGGTTTCGTGCAGACCGGCCAATCACTCGAAACCATAGAAAATGTGCTGGACATGTTAATGGCGACTGTAGTAATATTGGCACCGCTGTTTTTTATAATTACCCTTTTAGCCAGCAGGTTGATAACCGGAAGAGCATTAGCTCCTATAGCTGGTATCGCAGCCGCTGCCGAAAGAATTACTGATCAGGAATTACACAGACGTTTGGACATTCCAGGGGATGATGAAGTTGCAAGGCTGGCTAGCTCACTGGATCGAATGCTGGACCGACTGGAAATTGCCGTTGAGGGATATAAACAGTTTACGGGGGATGCTTCCCATGAACTGAGAACGCCTTTTACTGTTATGAAAGGAGAAATATCCCTGGCTTTACAAAAAGACCGCAGCGCCACTTATTACAAAGAAGTGCTGGAAGGTATGGAAGAAGAAGTAGACCGGCTTATTCGCATGGTTGAGCAATTGTTGTTTTTAGCACGGGCAGATGGTGACAAAATTAAAAACCGTTTGGAAACAGTTAATCTATACGAAACCTTGGTACCTTTACTTGAACAAATGAATGTTTTAGCAGTGGCCAAGCATCAGCAGTTAAAATGGAATATCCCGGTTAACACTGATGCTTATACAGATTCAGATGCTATTCAGCAAATTCTGTGGAATCTATTGGACAATGCCATCAAATATACGCCTGACCACGGGGAAATTGAGGTTAACATTGAACGACGCCCTGGTTGGGCTAGAATTCTGGTTAGTGACAACGGTAACGGTATATCGGAGGATCATTTGAAATTCATTTTTGACCGGTTTTACAGAGTTGATAAAGGTAGAAGCCGTGAATTAGGTGGCACAGGGTTGGGACTAGCCATAGCTCAGAAACTAGCTCATCTGGTAGGCGGAAGTCTAAAAGTAAGCAGTGAGGTCGGCAATGGTACTATTTTTTCGCTGGAACTTCCATTAACTCCGGCAGCACCTTAA
- a CDS encoding COG4705 family protein, with protein sequence MEHNGRKPSFSGEVAATKSFGRDMLCKVPEVTIFFWIIKVLCTTVGETFADFLNINLGFGLTLTSIIMGAAFAIVLFIQFRTKKYVPGIYWLTVVLISVFGTLVTDNMVENMNVRLTTSVILFTVLLAATFVGWFLSEKTLSIHSIYTAKREAFYWLAILFTFALGTATGDYVAEELSLGYTLTGFIVLAIIASTFIAWKVFKFDSILTFWIAYVLTRPLGASLGDYLSQPKSLGGLGLGATVTSVIFLSAILLVVLFISVSKIDRILNEKSKAAENRATSKKFIVQIAAMTCVFLAAGAFIGVYASSHNKTIANKNDLTGELAGFISTETDMRGYVVANDFTDARAKADNLEHDWDSQEGTLRPQNQSQWTAIDSTFDQVLTSVRTTTDPAKCKSVIDNSLSVLERTNAGTQNNSPTSTDSSQQIFSQPETSQSSPSASTSVSLGDLSSFIKIEQDTLDLVNKGDLSSAKTRIKDLETAWDDAQSTLQPKDSVKWTQIDGTIDTLLSELRASNPSQSGCKSALEASISAMQK encoded by the coding sequence ATGGAACATAACGGTAGAAAACCATCCTTTTCCGGTGAAGTTGCGGCCACTAAATCATTTGGTCGGGATATGTTGTGCAAGGTCCCCGAAGTTACCATCTTTTTCTGGATAATAAAGGTTTTATGTACCACTGTCGGCGAAACATTCGCAGATTTCTTAAATATAAATCTAGGGTTTGGACTTACTCTGACCTCAATAATCATGGGTGCTGCATTCGCAATTGTATTGTTTATTCAATTTCGAACTAAGAAGTATGTTCCCGGCATTTACTGGCTGACGGTTGTATTGATCAGTGTTTTTGGTACATTGGTAACCGATAACATGGTTGAAAACATGAATGTCAGATTGACAACAAGCGTTATCCTGTTCACAGTTCTTTTGGCAGCAACATTTGTGGGTTGGTTTTTAAGTGAAAAAACTCTCTCCATTCATTCAATATATACAGCAAAAAGAGAAGCATTTTACTGGTTGGCAATACTCTTCACATTCGCTCTCGGAACAGCAACGGGCGATTATGTGGCGGAGGAGCTGTCATTAGGATATACTCTTACTGGATTTATAGTTCTTGCCATAATTGCCAGCACATTTATTGCTTGGAAGGTTTTTAAATTCGATTCCATTCTTACATTTTGGATTGCCTATGTGCTTACCCGTCCGCTCGGCGCATCACTGGGAGATTACCTGTCGCAGCCCAAGAGTTTAGGCGGCTTGGGGCTTGGAGCAACAGTTACTAGCGTTATTTTCCTTTCTGCGATTTTGCTTGTAGTCCTATTCATATCGGTTTCGAAGATAGATAGAATTTTGAATGAAAAATCAAAAGCAGCAGAAAACCGAGCAACTTCAAAAAAGTTTATCGTGCAGATTGCTGCAATGACTTGCGTTTTTTTGGCCGCAGGGGCATTCATAGGGGTATATGCAAGCAGCCATAATAAGACTATTGCAAACAAAAATGACTTAACCGGCGAGCTTGCCGGGTTTATCAGCACCGAAACGGATATGAGAGGTTATGTTGTTGCAAACGATTTTACAGATGCTCGCGCAAAAGCAGATAACCTCGAACACGATTGGGACTCGCAGGAAGGAACACTTCGTCCACAGAACCAAAGCCAATGGACGGCTATTGACAGCACATTTGATCAGGTGTTGACAAGCGTCAGAACAACCACCGATCCTGCAAAATGCAAATCAGTAATTGATAATTCACTTTCGGTGCTTGAACGGACAAATGCAGGCACGCAAAATAATTCACCGACTTCAACCGATTCCAGTCAGCAAATATTTTCTCAGCCGGAAACTTCACAAAGTTCGCCGTCCGCCTCGACCAGTGTATCGCTCGGCGATTTGTCAAGCTTTATCAAAATTGAACAGGATACATTAGACCTTGTAAATAAAGGTGATTTGTCGAGTGCAAAAACACGTATTAAGGATTTGGAAACAGCATGGGATGATGCACAATCAACACTTCAACCAAAAGATTCTGTAAAATGGACTCAGATTGATGGCACAATCGATACTTTATTATCGGAGCTACGGGCAAGCAATCCTAGTCAATCCGGCTGCAAATCCGCTCTGGAAGCGTCAATTTCCGCAATGCAAAAATAG
- a CDS encoding AraC family ligand binding domain-containing protein produces the protein MAKEIRTVRFDVELKIEAYHFQGIMQKFPNHFHEYYVIGFIENGRRYLSCKNKEYTIEPGDLLLFNPGDNHTCEQIDGKTLDYRCINIQPEIMSKAVFEITGRDYLPYFTTQVVFHSELVSLLRELHLVIMQEEQDFRKEEIFFLLLEQLVEEYTEVEMLSLKSEQSMEAKAICEFLEKNYMKNITLDDLSNLTGLSKYYLLRSFTKQKGISPYSYLETIRIDKAKKLLEQGVLPIDVALQTGFTDQSHFSNFFKKFIGLTPKQYMNIFKDI, from the coding sequence TTGGCAAAAGAAATAAGAACAGTGAGATTTGATGTGGAACTAAAAATTGAAGCATATCATTTTCAAGGGATTATGCAAAAATTCCCTAACCATTTTCATGAGTATTATGTAATTGGATTTATTGAAAACGGCAGGCGATATTTATCCTGTAAAAACAAGGAGTATACCATAGAGCCTGGAGACTTATTACTGTTCAATCCCGGCGATAACCATACTTGCGAACAAATTGACGGTAAAACGCTGGATTATCGCTGTATCAATATTCAACCGGAAATTATGAGTAAAGCAGTTTTTGAAATAACGGGAAGGGACTATCTGCCCTATTTTACAACACAGGTAGTATTTCATAGCGAATTGGTTTCACTATTAAGGGAACTGCATTTGGTGATTATGCAGGAAGAGCAGGATTTCAGAAAAGAAGAAATATTCTTTTTGCTTTTGGAGCAGTTAGTTGAAGAATATACAGAAGTGGAGATGCTGTCACTGAAATCCGAACAAAGCATGGAAGCCAAGGCCATCTGTGAGTTTTTAGAGAAAAACTACATGAAGAATATCACTTTAGATGACTTAAGCAACCTAACAGGGTTGAGTAAGTATTATTTACTGCGCTCCTTTACCAAGCAAAAAGGAATCTCGCCCTACAGTTATTTGGAAACAATACGCATCGATAAAGCAAAAAAACTGTTGGAGCAAGGCGTATTGCCGATTGATGTGGCATTGCAGACGGGTTTTACCGATCAAAGTCACTTTTCAAATTTCTTTAAGAAATTTATTGGGCTGACGCCAAAGCAGTATATGAATATTTTTAAAGATATTTAA
- a CDS encoding DMT family transporter, giving the protein MDRKEEITGHLFAVITIAIWGTTFISTKVLLKAISPIEILFLRFTIGLIVLTLVYPQRLKIKKRKQELYFVAAGLCGVTLYYLLENIALTYTFASNVGVIISIAPFFTAILAHLFLDGEKLKPQFLVGFLIALVGIFLISFNGHSVFKLNPFGDILAVLAAAVWAAYSILSKKISGFHYNTIQTTRRIFFYGLVFMLPALFIFGFNPIINLLIQPVNLFNILFLGLGASALCFVTWNSAVKILGAVKTSVYIYMVPVITVVTSIIILQEKITSITVFGIVLTLAGLFISENKIL; this is encoded by the coding sequence ATGGACAGAAAAGAAGAGATTACTGGACATTTATTTGCTGTTATCACAATTGCTATTTGGGGGACCACTTTTATATCAACAAAGGTGCTTTTAAAGGCGATTTCCCCAATCGAAATACTGTTTTTGAGATTTACCATAGGATTGATTGTGCTGACACTTGTATACCCTCAAAGGCTTAAAATTAAGAAAAGAAAACAGGAATTGTATTTTGTTGCGGCTGGCCTATGTGGTGTCACACTTTACTATTTATTGGAGAACATAGCCCTGACGTATACCTTTGCTTCCAATGTAGGTGTAATTATTTCCATTGCCCCCTTTTTTACCGCTATCTTAGCACACCTGTTTTTAGATGGTGAGAAGTTGAAACCACAATTTTTAGTGGGCTTTCTTATCGCACTTGTAGGAATTTTTCTGATTAGCTTTAATGGACACAGTGTTTTTAAGTTAAACCCATTCGGCGACATATTGGCTGTTTTAGCTGCCGCTGTATGGGCTGCCTATTCCATCTTATCAAAGAAAATCAGTGGGTTTCATTATAATACGATTCAAACAACACGCAGAATTTTCTTTTACGGACTGGTATTTATGTTACCTGCATTATTTATATTTGGATTTAATCCAATCATTAACCTGCTGATTCAGCCTGTGAACTTATTTAACATATTATTCTTGGGTCTTGGTGCATCAGCACTTTGCTTTGTAACATGGAACTCAGCAGTTAAAATATTGGGTGCAGTAAAAACCAGTGTATATATTTATATGGTTCCTGTAATAACTGTTGTTACCTCCATCATCATATTGCAGGAAAAAATCACGAGTATTACAGTATTCGGAATTGTACTTACACTAGCAGGCCTGTTTATTTCTGAAAATAAGATTTTATAA
- a CDS encoding type II toxin-antitoxin system prevent-host-death family antitoxin, with product MPRIIPIKDLKNTSEISEMCKEATEPIYITKNGYGDMVIMSVKMYEEKLYMLDVYNKLAAAEAQIAMGKVLDGDASIKSIREKYNV from the coding sequence ATGCCGCGTATTATCCCGATTAAAGATTTAAAAAATACAAGCGAAATTTCTGAAATGTGCAAAGAAGCAACTGAGCCGATCTATATAACCAAAAACGGATATGGAGACATGGTCATTATGAGCGTAAAAATGTATGAAGAAAAACTATATATGCTTGATGTTTACAACAAATTAGCAGCAGCTGAAGCCCAGATAGCTATGGGGAAAGTACTGGACGGAGATGCGTCAATAAAAAGCATACGAGAAAAATACAATGTATAG
- a CDS encoding type II toxin-antitoxin system RelE/ParE family toxin produces MYRLVVTEFANEDLDNIVSYIAVQLDNPMVAAAFLDEVERCYGFLKSNPLMYERCHDVRLEADGYRKATINNYVLVYKVDETAKTVIIYRFFYGAQNYILLI; encoded by the coding sequence ATGTATAGGCTTGTAGTTACTGAATTTGCTAATGAAGACTTGGACAATATCGTTTCGTATATCGCTGTACAGCTCGATAATCCCATGGTTGCAGCAGCTTTCTTGGATGAAGTTGAAAGATGCTATGGTTTTTTAAAAAGTAATCCGCTTATGTATGAAAGATGCCATGACGTTCGTTTAGAAGCAGATGGTTATCGCAAGGCAACAATTAATAACTATGTTCTGGTTTATAAGGTGGATGAAACGGCTAAAACGGTGATCATCTATAGGTTTTTCTATGGAGCGCAAAACTATATTCTATTAATATAG
- a CDS encoding DoxX family protein produces MTILILLLIGRIFFALTFIFSGITQLINYKGTVQLMSTSGVPFPKFSAIASSLMAVAGGIGIVFHAYSLYGSIMIILFLLPATYFGHKFWGVKNKKEKTNQMQHFMKNISLIGGAIIIALASFYGK; encoded by the coding sequence ATGACTATCTTAATCCTACTCTTAATCGGACGTATTTTCTTTGCGCTAACTTTTATCTTCAGTGGTATCACCCAGTTAATAAATTATAAAGGTACTGTTCAGCTTATGTCCACTTCAGGTGTACCTTTTCCAAAGTTTTCAGCAATTGCTTCGAGCTTAATGGCGGTAGCAGGTGGCATCGGTATAGTGTTTCACGCCTACAGCCTGTATGGTTCAATTATGATTATCCTGTTTTTGCTACCTGCAACCTATTTCGGCCACAAATTTTGGGGTGTTAAGAATAAAAAAGAGAAAACCAATCAGATGCAGCACTTTATGAAAAATATTTCGTTAATCGGTGGGGCAATTATCATTGCCCTGGCATCTTTTTATGGTAAATAA
- a CDS encoding LysR family transcriptional regulator: MDYELLRTFICLAKLKNFTKTAEQLHVVQSTITSRIKQLEHNIGETLFIRTNKNVVLTNAGEIFLPYAKKLLSIHASAISRIKALELFKDTLNIGAVHSIYDCHVQDMILKYIQRNKRIAIKVTIEHSEDLIQMLHENQLDIAFTYLDIKSSQLICEPFYSDKIILVTGSQNSSTVSAITDDELRNLPLLSSAILTEPFQEWFYSVFPKNYVYPLDINISSNIITFLKEGIGYSFMIEPAARRFLEEGSLVEVKLLERIPPSMESYILINRQRINSEAVSRWLTEFMPSF, from the coding sequence ATGGACTATGAGCTTTTAAGAACCTTCATTTGCTTAGCTAAGCTAAAAAACTTTACCAAAACAGCGGAACAGCTCCATGTGGTTCAATCTACCATCACCAGCAGGATTAAACAACTGGAACATAATATTGGTGAAACCTTATTTATCCGCACGAATAAAAATGTTGTACTGACAAATGCGGGAGAAATTTTTCTTCCCTATGCTAAAAAATTATTAAGCATACATGCATCAGCTATTTCTAGGATTAAAGCTCTGGAATTATTCAAAGATACGCTTAATATAGGTGCTGTTCACTCAATTTACGATTGTCATGTTCAGGACATGATTCTTAAATACATACAGCGAAATAAAAGAATTGCAATTAAAGTCACTATTGAACACAGTGAAGACCTGATACAAATGCTTCATGAGAATCAGCTAGATATTGCATTTACATATTTGGACATTAAATCTTCTCAATTGATATGTGAACCATTCTATAGCGACAAAATCATATTGGTTACAGGTTCGCAGAACAGTTCCACTGTAAGCGCTATCACAGACGACGAGCTTAGAAATCTGCCTTTATTATCCTCTGCAATTCTGACGGAACCATTTCAAGAATGGTTCTACTCGGTTTTTCCGAAAAACTATGTATATCCACTGGATATCAATATTAGCAGCAACATTATTACATTTTTAAAAGAAGGAATTGGCTATAGCTTTATGATAGAGCCCGCCGCCAGGAGGTTTCTGGAAGAAGGTTCACTAGTGGAAGTAAAGCTTCTCGAAAGGATACCGCCAAGTATGGAAAGCTATATTTTAATAAACCGGCAGCGAATCAATTCGGAAGCAGTAAGTCGATGGCTGACTGAGTTTATGCCTTCCTTTTAA
- a CDS encoding cysteine hydrolase family protein, with protein sequence MNNIVLLVVDVQSALINEHPYNEEKIIENIRELISTARDNKKEVLYVRHDDGKGTELEHGTDGWQIYSKIAPNENEFIFEKKYNSAFYKTGLKEYLGRKEIDTIILVGLQTEYCIDATCKSAFDYGYKIIIPEDTNTTFDNEYLTGKKLYEFYNYKIWNKRFAEVISVEEVKRLLTMPT encoded by the coding sequence ATGAATAATATTGTATTGTTGGTGGTAGATGTTCAAAGCGCGTTGATAAATGAACATCCTTATAATGAAGAAAAAATAATCGAAAATATAAGAGAATTAATTTCAACTGCACGAGATAATAAAAAAGAAGTTCTATATGTACGTCATGATGACGGAAAAGGCACCGAACTTGAACATGGCACAGATGGATGGCAGATTTATTCTAAAATAGCACCTAATGAGAATGAATTTATCTTTGAAAAAAAGTATAACAGCGCCTTTTATAAAACTGGATTAAAGGAGTATTTGGGCCGAAAAGAAATAGATACCATTATACTGGTAGGGCTCCAAACAGAATATTGTATTGATGCTACTTGCAAAAGTGCCTTTGATTACGGATATAAAATAATTATTCCAGAAGATACAAACACAACTTTTGATAATGAGTATCTCACTGGTAAGAAACTATATGAGTTTTATAACTATAAGATCTGGAATAAACGTTTTGCAGAAGTCATATCAGTTGAGGAAGTTAAAAGACTTTTAACCATGCCAACTTGA
- the thiM gene encoding hydroxyethylthiazole kinase: MVNKEEIQNQIIQAVETVRRTNPLAGSITNTVTMNFVANAQLAVGGSAAMVYLPDEGEFLAKAGGATYINMGTLLPVYEETLPHTAKVLYDTGKPWILDPVAIGIGTLRTQLLRQFKDYKPSVVRGNASEIIALAGLWGLDGGTDVSNVRGVDSTDSVNAAKAAAVALAKWTGGAVAVSGETDLITDGNLIVFSQGGSHFMEKITGFGCSLGGVAAVYAAAASPFIAALTSTAVYNLAGNRAENKADAPGSFQVQFLDELYKATAEDIADNPLEIEEV; encoded by the coding sequence ATGGTTAACAAAGAGGAGATTCAAAACCAAATAATTCAGGCAGTTGAAACTGTAAGACGGACAAATCCTCTGGCAGGGTCGATCACCAACACAGTAACGATGAATTTTGTGGCTAATGCACAGCTTGCTGTCGGGGGATCTGCGGCTATGGTTTATCTGCCTGATGAGGGCGAGTTTTTGGCAAAAGCCGGCGGAGCAACCTACATAAACATGGGTACGCTTCTGCCGGTTTATGAGGAGACTTTACCCCATACAGCCAAGGTCTTGTACGATACGGGGAAGCCTTGGATCCTGGACCCGGTTGCGATTGGTATCGGCACCCTTAGAACTCAGCTGTTGAGGCAGTTTAAAGATTATAAACCCTCTGTGGTCAGAGGAAATGCCTCGGAAATTATCGCTTTGGCTGGTTTGTGGGGGTTGGACGGCGGTACGGATGTATCCAATGTCCGCGGCGTTGACTCTACGGATTCGGTCAATGCCGCCAAAGCTGCGGCTGTTGCCCTGGCAAAGTGGACAGGCGGGGCTGTTGCGGTATCGGGCGAAACGGATTTAATAACCGACGGTAACCTCATAGTCTTCTCTCAGGGAGGGTCCCACTTTATGGAGAAAATTACCGGGTTTGGCTGTTCCTTAGGGGGAGTGGCTGCGGTCTACGCAGCGGCCGCCTCGCCCTTTATTGCGGCACTTACTTCCACAGCGGTTTACAATTTAGCGGGAAACCGGGCTGAAAACAAAGCGGACGCTCCCGGAAGTTTTCAGGTCCAGTTTCTGGATGAACTGTATAAGGCAACCGCAGAGGATATTGCTGACAATCCATTGGAAATTGAGGAGGTTTAA
- the thiC gene encoding phosphomethylpyrimidine synthase ThiC produces MREYATQMEAARKGIITEELKIVANKELMTAEELIPLVAAGKVVICANKKHKCIDPQGVGSMLKTKINVNLGVSRDCKDYDIEMKKVMEAVNMGAHAIMDLSSHGNTIPFRRKLTAKCPAMIGTVPVYDSVIHYQRDLNTLTAKDFIDVVRLHAEDGVDFVTLHCGITRKTIEQIKTHKRKMNIVSRGGSLVFAWMSMTGEENPFYEYYDEILDICREHDVTISLGDACRPGCLADASDVCQIEELVRLGELTKRAWEKDVQVIVEGPGHMPIDQIAANIKIQQTICNGAPFYVLGPLVTDIAPGYDHITSAIGGAIAASAGVAFLCYVTPAEHLALPNLEDVKQGIMATKIAAHAADIAKGVRGAREIDDRMADARRVFDWEAQWECAIDPETAKKIRADRKPEHEDSCSMCGKFCAIRSMNKALAGEYIDIL; encoded by the coding sequence ATGAGAGAATATGCAACGCAGATGGAAGCGGCAAGAAAAGGAATTATCACCGAGGAACTGAAAATAGTGGCAAATAAAGAGTTGATGACGGCAGAAGAGCTGATACCATTAGTTGCAGCCGGGAAAGTAGTCATCTGTGCGAACAAAAAACATAAATGTATCGACCCCCAGGGAGTCGGCTCAATGCTGAAAACAAAGATCAATGTAAACCTTGGTGTTTCGAGAGACTGCAAGGATTATGATATAGAAATGAAAAAAGTGATGGAAGCGGTTAATATGGGTGCTCACGCAATCATGGATTTATCCTCACACGGAAATACGATTCCTTTTCGCAGAAAGCTGACAGCGAAATGTCCGGCTATGATTGGAACAGTGCCGGTCTATGATTCTGTTATCCACTACCAGAGAGACTTAAACACCCTGACAGCAAAAGATTTTATTGATGTCGTAAGGCTTCATGCCGAGGATGGGGTTGATTTTGTTACCCTGCACTGTGGCATTACAAGAAAAACTATAGAACAGATAAAAACGCATAAACGAAAAATGAACATCGTCTCCAGGGGCGGCTCTCTGGTATTTGCCTGGATGTCTATGACCGGTGAAGAGAACCCCTTTTATGAGTATTACGATGAAATTCTTGATATCTGCCGTGAGCATGATGTGACTATCTCATTGGGAGATGCCTGCAGACCGGGCTGCCTGGCAGATGCTTCGGATGTATGCCAGATTGAGGAGCTTGTGCGCCTGGGCGAGCTTACCAAAAGAGCCTGGGAAAAGGATGTCCAGGTAATAGTGGAGGGACCTGGGCATATGCCGATTGATCAGATTGCTGCCAATATAAAGATCCAGCAGACCATTTGCAATGGAGCACCATTTTATGTATTAGGACCACTGGTAACGGATATTGCACCTGGCTATGACCATATCACATCGGCAATCGGAGGCGCTATTGCGGCTTCAGCAGGTGTCGCCTTTTTATGCTATGTGACACCTGCAGAACACTTGGCGCTGCCGAATTTAGAGGATGTAAAGCAAGGCATTATGGCCACAAAGATTGCTGCCCATGCAGCAGATATTGCCAAAGGTGTAAGAGGGGCAAGGGAAATTGACGATAGGATGGCGGATGCAAGAAGGGTGTTTGACTGGGAAGCACAGTGGGAGTGCGCCATAGATCCGGAAACGGCAAAAAAAATCCGCGCTGACAGGAAGCCCGAGCATGAAGACTCCTGTTCCATGTGCGGAAAGTTTTGCGCAATACGAAGTATGAACAAAGCACTTGCCGGAGAGTATATTGATATTTTGTAG